A window from Pseudomonadota bacterium encodes these proteins:
- a CDS encoding amidohydrolase family protein: protein MPGIFIHNARIIDASGGEPFAGSVRIQGNRIAAVNRGDASNAEVGDEMIDASGATLMPGLIEAHAHISFCDTPTLEDLGDIPPEEHTLETVKFAKKMFDQGFTSLFSAAAAKPRLDVVIRNAIDAGDIVGPRMRAASPELTVTGGLGDVRLHHIHRETFAICCDGPDEFRRTAREMCREGVDTLKINPSGDEFIPFARAHLTVMNEDEIAAVCEVGKSRGKMVAVHARSALSVKLCLKHGADVIYHATLCDEEARDMLEARKDEIFVAPAMGIMFATSQGEGAAWGLTKDSDVAIHFARELERCVENMKDLAKRGVRILPGGDYGFAWNPIGTNARDLEHFVNLLDFTPMQAIEACCAYGGELMGLPGELGQIREGWLADLVVVDGDPSKDIRLLQDAEKFLGIMKDGTFHKRPSDAGRGSAEVAA from the coding sequence ATGCCGGGAATCTTCATTCACAACGCCAGGATAATCGATGCCAGCGGCGGCGAACCGTTTGCCGGCTCGGTCCGAATTCAGGGAAACCGCATTGCCGCCGTAAACCGTGGCGACGCTAGCAATGCCGAGGTCGGCGACGAGATGATCGATGCCAGCGGTGCGACGTTGATGCCCGGCCTGATCGAGGCCCACGCCCACATCTCCTTCTGCGATACACCGACGCTTGAAGACCTCGGCGACATCCCGCCGGAAGAGCACACGCTGGAGACTGTGAAGTTTGCCAAGAAGATGTTCGATCAGGGCTTCACGTCGCTGTTCAGCGCCGCGGCCGCCAAGCCCCGCTTGGATGTCGTCATCCGTAACGCGATCGACGCCGGCGACATTGTCGGCCCGCGCATGAGGGCGGCCAGCCCCGAACTCACGGTGACCGGCGGATTGGGCGATGTCAGGCTTCATCACATTCACCGCGAGACCTTCGCCATCTGCTGCGATGGTCCGGACGAGTTCCGTCGCACTGCGCGCGAGATGTGCCGGGAGGGTGTCGACACATTGAAGATCAACCCGTCGGGCGACGAGTTCATTCCGTTCGCCCGTGCGCATCTCACCGTCATGAACGAAGACGAGATCGCCGCGGTGTGCGAGGTCGGCAAGTCGCGCGGCAAGATGGTGGCGGTGCACGCGCGATCGGCGCTCAGCGTCAAGCTATGCCTGAAGCACGGCGCCGACGTGATCTACCACGCGACACTGTGCGACGAGGAAGCGCGGGACATGCTGGAGGCGCGCAAGGACGAGATCTTCGTCGCGCCGGCCATGGGCATCATGTTCGCGACGTCTCAGGGTGAGGGCGCAGCCTGGGGGCTGACCAAGGACAGCGACGTTGCCATCCACTTTGCCCGCGAGCTCGAACGCTGCGTTGAGAACATGAAGGACCTTGCCAAGCGCGGCGTGCGGATCTTGCCGGGCGGGGACTATGGCTTCGCCTGGAATCCGATCGGCACCAACGCCCGCGACCTCGAACACTTCGTCAACCTGCTCGACTTCACGCCGATGCAGGCCATTGAAGCATGCTGTGCCTATGGCGGCGAGTTGATGGGGCTGCCCGGAGAGCTCGGCCAGATTCGCGAAGGCTGGCTTGCAGATCTCGTTGTGGTTGACGGCGATCCATCGAAAGACATCCGGCTACTGCAGGATGCCGAGAAGTTCCTGGGCATCATGAAGGACGGGACTTTCCATAAACGCCCGTCGGATGCGGGCAGGGGGTCTGCGGAGGTCGCCGCATAG
- a CDS encoding extracellular solute-binding protein: MRKLAKLGAAAMVAAGLMSGTAEAQDQELTLCWAAWDPANALAELSKDFTAESGIAMKFEFVPWTNFADRFLNELNSGGKLCDLLIGDSQWLGGSATYGHYIELTDFFAENDISMDDFLPATVYAYSTWPKGEPNYWALPAMGDALGWVYRKDWFERPELQEAFKSEYGYDLAPPANWNQLMDIGKFFQGREIDGKTVYGMALYTERGSEGITMGVTSAMYAWGMEYDNPERPYEMQGYVNGPAAVEALDFYKELYECCTPPGHSDAYMVANLDAYKSGQVAMQMNWFAFFPGIAKDESVGGDKSGFFVNPAQNVEASTLGGQGISVVAYSDKQDLALEYIKWFAKPEVQQKWWSLGGYSCHKSVLEDPGFADSAPFASDFLVAMSGVQDFWQEPTYAELLQSMQKRVHDYVVADQGTAQEALDKLVDDWTEVFEDDGKI; the protein is encoded by the coding sequence ATGCGCAAACTGGCAAAACTGGGTGCTGCTGCGATGGTCGCGGCAGGATTGATGAGCGGTACCGCGGAGGCGCAAGACCAGGAGTTAACCCTGTGTTGGGCGGCCTGGGATCCGGCCAACGCGTTGGCCGAATTGTCGAAGGACTTTACGGCCGAGTCGGGCATCGCCATGAAGTTCGAGTTCGTTCCCTGGACGAATTTCGCGGACCGGTTTTTGAACGAGCTGAACTCCGGCGGCAAACTCTGTGATCTCTTGATCGGTGACAGCCAGTGGCTGGGCGGATCGGCGACCTATGGTCACTACATCGAGCTGACCGATTTCTTTGCCGAGAACGACATCTCGATGGACGACTTCCTGCCGGCGACGGTTTATGCCTATTCGACATGGCCCAAGGGTGAGCCGAACTATTGGGCGCTTCCGGCCATGGGTGACGCGCTGGGCTGGGTCTATCGCAAGGACTGGTTCGAGCGGCCCGAGTTGCAGGAGGCGTTCAAGAGCGAATACGGCTATGACCTCGCGCCACCGGCCAACTGGAACCAGCTGATGGACATCGGCAAGTTCTTCCAGGGTCGTGAGATCGACGGCAAGACCGTCTACGGCATGGCTCTTTACACTGAGCGCGGCTCCGAAGGCATCACCATGGGCGTAACCTCTGCCATGTATGCCTGGGGTATGGAGTACGACAACCCCGAACGGCCCTATGAGATGCAGGGCTACGTCAACGGACCAGCAGCCGTCGAAGCCTTGGATTTTTACAAGGAACTCTACGAGTGCTGCACACCGCCGGGGCATTCGGACGCCTACATGGTCGCCAATCTGGACGCCTACAAGTCCGGCCAGGTCGCGATGCAGATGAACTGGTTCGCGTTCTTCCCCGGCATCGCCAAGGATGAGAGCGTCGGCGGCGACAAGTCCGGTTTCTTCGTCAATCCGGCACAGAATGTCGAGGCCTCGACGCTTGGCGGCCAGGGTATCTCGGTCGTCGCCTATTCCGATAAGCAGGATTTGGCGCTTGAGTACATCAAGTGGTTCGCCAAACCCGAGGTGCAGCAGAAGTGGTGGTCGCTTGGCGGCTACTCCTGCCACAAGTCGGTGCTGGAAGATCCGGGCTTTGCCGATAGCGCGCCATTTGCTTCGGACTTTCTGGTCGCCATGAGCGGCGTTCAGGATTTCTGGCAGGAGCCGACCTATGCCGAGCTGCTGCAGTCCATGCAGAAGCGGGTACACGATTATGTCGTGGCCGATCAAGGTACGGCCCAGGAAGCACTCGACAAACTCGTCGATGACTGGACCGAAGTATTTGAAGACGACGGTAAGATTTAG
- a CDS encoding sugar ABC transporter permease, protein MSQSTTTTAATATLSGRGIRLRGMGDRALAWVFILPTIGLLLAINIFPLLWAIYLSFTNYRANQPGREIEWVGFRNYERLLSNEDVWGYMQATAHFVTWTMICQVILGFGLALLINRRFKGHATWTTLILLPMMLSPAVVGVFWTYIFQPQSGIFNYIVNFFIDAGSFTMIGDVHLAPWAIVLVDTWMWTPYVMLICLAGLRSIPDYIYEAAEVDRASRWRQFWTITVPMVLPFLMLAVLFRGIENFKMFDLVVELTSGGPGSVTELASINLKREAFEKWRTGYSSAFAIILFVTVFGAGNLYVKFLNRVKQR, encoded by the coding sequence ATGTCCCAGTCCACGACCACAACAGCAGCGACAGCGACGCTTTCCGGGCGTGGCATTCGTTTGCGTGGGATGGGCGACAGGGCCCTGGCCTGGGTTTTCATTTTACCGACGATCGGCCTGCTTCTGGCAATCAACATTTTTCCGCTGCTGTGGGCGATCTATCTCAGCTTCACCAACTACCGAGCGAACCAGCCCGGTCGAGAGATCGAGTGGGTTGGCTTTCGCAACTACGAACGGCTGCTCAGCAACGAAGACGTCTGGGGCTATATGCAGGCGACCGCGCACTTCGTGACGTGGACCATGATCTGCCAGGTTATCCTTGGTTTCGGCCTTGCCCTGTTGATCAACCGCCGCTTCAAGGGCCATGCAACCTGGACGACGCTGATCCTGCTACCCATGATGCTGTCGCCCGCGGTCGTTGGCGTCTTTTGGACCTACATCTTTCAGCCCCAGTCCGGCATCTTTAACTACATCGTCAACTTCTTCATTGACGCCGGCAGTTTCACCATGATTGGCGACGTCCATCTTGCGCCCTGGGCCATTGTCCTGGTCGACACCTGGATGTGGACGCCTTACGTGATGCTGATCTGCCTGGCTGGATTGCGGTCGATCCCTGACTACATCTATGAAGCGGCTGAGGTCGACCGGGCGTCGCGTTGGCGTCAGTTCTGGACCATCACTGTTCCCATGGTCCTGCCCTTCCTGATGCTTGCCGTCCTGTTCCGGGGTATCGAGAACTTTAAGATGTTCGACCTTGTCGTCGAGCTTACGTCGGGCGGCCCCGGCTCGGTGACCGAACTGGCGTCAATCAACCTTAAGCGGGAAGCCTTTGAGAAGTGGCGAACAGGCTATAGTTCGGCCTTTGCCATCATCTTGTTCGTGACCGTGTTCGGGGCCGGCAATCTCTACGTAAAGTTCCTCAACCGGGTGAAACAGCGATGA
- a CDS encoding carbohydrate ABC transporter permease has product MSRFSSSSHSIVEPSPASRTIAGILVAAYALIALVPLVWILLTGFKTPNDAIAYPPEVVFNPSLEGYVNLFTSRTRQTAEYMESLPPPDTWYEELVRSRNMVITGPSRFAERYTNSVIIGFGSTFLAVFLGTLAAYGFSRFRVPLKDDLMFFILSTRMMPPIAVAVPIFLMYRELGLNDTHLGMILLYTAVNVSLAVWLLKGFIDEIPPEYEEAAMIDGYRRFQAFIKIVLPQATTGIAATAIFCLIFAWNEYAFALLLTSGEAQTAPPFIPTIIGEGGLDWPAVGAGTTLFLLPIVFFTVLMRRHLLRGITFGAVRK; this is encoded by the coding sequence ATGAGCCGGTTTTCATCGTCATCGCATTCGATCGTAGAGCCGAGCCCGGCGTCGCGAACGATCGCCGGTATCTTGGTCGCAGCCTACGCACTGATCGCACTGGTTCCGTTGGTCTGGATTTTGCTGACCGGCTTCAAGACGCCTAACGACGCGATCGCCTATCCTCCGGAAGTGGTCTTCAACCCGTCGCTGGAGGGCTACGTCAACCTCTTCACGTCAAGGACGCGCCAGACGGCCGAATACATGGAATCGCTGCCGCCGCCGGACACCTGGTACGAGGAACTGGTGCGCAGCCGCAATATGGTAATCACCGGTCCGTCGCGTTTCGCGGAGCGCTATACCAACTCCGTCATCATCGGCTTTGGCTCGACCTTCCTGGCGGTCTTCCTCGGCACACTCGCAGCCTATGGATTCTCACGCTTTCGCGTGCCGCTGAAGGACGACCTGATGTTCTTCATCTTGTCGACCCGCATGATGCCGCCGATTGCCGTCGCCGTGCCGATCTTCCTGATGTACCGCGAGCTTGGACTGAACGACACCCATCTCGGCATGATCCTTCTCTACACGGCGGTCAACGTCAGCCTCGCGGTTTGGCTCCTGAAAGGGTTCATCGACGAGATCCCACCGGAATACGAGGAAGCCGCCATGATCGACGGCTACAGACGGTTCCAGGCCTTTATCAAGATCGTTCTGCCCCAGGCGACGACAGGCATCGCGGCTACCGCGATCTTCTGTCTGATTTTTGCCTGGAACGAGTATGCGTTTGCGCTGCTACTGACCAGCGGCGAGGCGCAGACGGCGCCGCCCTTCATCCCGACGATCATCGGCGAAGGTGGCCTTGATTGGCCTGCCGTCGGCGCGGGGACAACACTCTTTCTGCTGCCGATCGTTTTCTTCACCGTCCTGATGCGCCGGCATCTGCTGCGCGGCATTACCTTCGGCGCGGTGCGCAAGTGA
- a CDS encoding ABC transporter ATP-binding protein, which produces MAQIRIENLHKRFDEFIAVKDSTMTIPDGSFFVLLGPSGCGKTTTLRMIAGLEMPTSGRIMLGDEDVTFRRAAQRDIAFVFQLFALYPHLNVYNNLAYPLKSQGVSRREIADRINEVARLLRIEDLLKARPSKLAGGDRQRVALGRAIVRRPKAFLMDEPLGTLDTEFRDLMCQELRQLHNRIGATTVYVTHDQVEAMSMGDYVAVMNGGEILQVGTPNDVYDRPSSVFVADFIGNPPMNMLPFGGPIAPGSDKVSVAGADVSVPVLKEGLVHDSGILGARPEHIMLSDSAALRGRVFGVEYTGARKIVAVDTDVGRVRVRASNTVDAQTGDTVGLDFLTSRLSLFDAKSEAALTLSEPGERHG; this is translated from the coding sequence ATGGCCCAGATCCGCATCGAAAACCTACATAAACGCTTCGACGAGTTCATTGCGGTCAAGGATTCGACCATGACGATTCCGGACGGCAGCTTTTTTGTACTGCTCGGCCCGTCCGGTTGCGGCAAGACAACAACGCTGCGCATGATCGCCGGACTTGAGATGCCGACGTCGGGGCGCATCATGCTGGGTGATGAAGACGTGACGTTTCGCCGTGCCGCGCAACGCGACATTGCGTTTGTCTTTCAACTCTTTGCGCTCTATCCGCATCTCAACGTCTACAACAACCTTGCCTATCCGCTGAAGTCGCAAGGCGTCAGCCGCCGGGAGATCGCCGATCGCATCAACGAGGTCGCGCGACTGCTGCGTATCGAGGACCTCTTGAAGGCGCGACCCAGCAAGCTCGCCGGTGGCGATCGGCAAAGGGTCGCACTCGGCCGGGCGATCGTCCGTCGACCCAAGGCGTTCTTGATGGACGAACCGCTCGGGACACTGGATACCGAGTTCCGTGATCTCATGTGCCAGGAGTTGCGGCAGCTCCACAACCGTATCGGCGCTACCACCGTTTATGTCACCCACGATCAGGTCGAGGCAATGTCGATGGGTGACTATGTCGCGGTCATGAACGGCGGCGAGATCTTGCAGGTCGGTACGCCGAACGACGTTTATGACCGGCCGTCGTCCGTCTTCGTCGCCGACTTCATCGGCAATCCGCCAATGAACATGCTGCCGTTTGGCGGACCCATCGCTCCCGGCAGCGACAAAGTGTCGGTCGCCGGCGCCGATGTCAGTGTCCCGGTCCTGAAAGAGGGTCTGGTTCATGACAGCGGTATTCTAGGCGCCCGCCCCGAACATATCATGCTCAGCGACTCAGCGGCGCTGCGCGGCCGCGTGTTCGGCGTCGAGTATACGGGCGCACGCAAGATCGTCGCCGTCGACACCGATGTCGGTCGCGTACGCGTGCGTGCCTCCAACACGGTCGACGCCCAGACCGGCGACACCGTGGGCCTCGATTTTCTGACATCAAGGCTGTCGCTGTTCGACGCCAAGTCTGAAGCAGCTCTGACTTTGAGCGAACCTGGAGAGCGACATGGCTGA
- a CDS encoding ABC transporter ATP-binding protein — MADVALSQITKTFGEAVAVADMSMTIADGECVVLLGPTGAGKTTTLRLIAGLERPDRGSIAIQGADITTADPAARDVAMVFQQYSLYPHYTAYQNMAFPLKSPLRRLGEKEIDRRVREIAELLRIENKLENKATKLSGGEMQRVAIGRALVREPAIFLMDEPLSSLDAKLRHDLRIELKRIQLSLGATILYVTHDQVEAMTLADRIGVLSKGRLVQTGTPTEVYQKPDNIDVARRLGSPRINLLPAGWLDTAAPSGTTTQGVRPEDVVLDDGGEAATVTHVEHLGAETVIQLSLADQAISSLAPADRQFRPGQPVTVRARPGAALFFSKDGSRLSGQATGGAHG; from the coding sequence ATGGCTGATGTCGCGCTCTCCCAGATCACCAAGACCTTTGGCGAGGCCGTCGCCGTCGCCGACATGTCGATGACGATTGCGGACGGTGAATGTGTTGTCCTGCTCGGCCCGACAGGCGCCGGCAAGACAACGACCTTGCGCTTGATTGCGGGCCTGGAACGCCCGGACCGTGGCAGCATTGCCATCCAAGGCGCTGACATCACGACGGCTGACCCCGCCGCGCGCGACGTCGCGATGGTGTTCCAGCAGTATTCGCTCTACCCCCACTACACCGCCTACCAGAACATGGCGTTTCCGCTCAAATCGCCGTTGCGTCGGCTGGGCGAAAAGGAGATAGACCGCCGCGTGCGCGAGATCGCAGAGTTGCTGCGCATCGAGAACAAGCTGGAGAACAAGGCAACCAAGCTTTCAGGCGGTGAGATGCAGAGGGTCGCCATCGGCCGTGCACTGGTCCGCGAACCAGCCATCTTCTTGATGGACGAGCCGCTGTCGTCGCTCGATGCCAAGCTGCGCCACGATCTCAGGATCGAGCTGAAGCGTATTCAACTGTCGCTTGGCGCGACCATCCTTTACGTCACCCACGATCAGGTGGAAGCCATGACCTTGGCGGACCGGATTGGCGTCCTGTCGAAAGGCCGCCTGGTGCAGACCGGAACACCGACGGAGGTCTATCAGAAGCCCGATAACATCGACGTGGCGCGCCGTCTGGGATCGCCCCGCATCAATCTGCTTCCGGCCGGTTGGTTGGATACCGCGGCGCCGTCGGGGACGACGACGCAGGGGGTTCGGCCGGAAGACGTCGTCTTGGACGACGGTGGCGAGGCAGCGACTGTGACCCATGTCGAGCATCTCGGTGCCGAAACGGTCATCCAGCTCAGCCTCGCCGATCAGGCGATCAGCTCCCTAGCGCCGGCCGACCGGCAATTCCGCCCTGGCCAGCCCGTCACGGTGCGGGCAAGGCCGGGCGCGGCACTCTTTTTCTCAAAGGACGGATCCCGGCTTTCCGGCCAGGCGACGGGAGGTGCTCATGGCTGA
- the dhaL gene encoding dihydroxyacetone kinase subunit DhaL, translating to MADLTAAFIDACVANILDHADELTALDQAIGDGDHGLNMKRGFEAIAAERDALSDLDPGAGLQKAGMTLVMKVGGASGPLYGSFLMAMGKAMPEESVSLDDFAQAFAAGVDAVKSRGKSDRGEKTMLDVLGPVEDALKQSASTADALAGATAAADEGLESTRAMQATKGRASFLAERSVDHLDPGARSSQLLVHAVCQVMQGKTGE from the coding sequence ATGGCTGACCTGACCGCAGCGTTCATTGACGCGTGCGTCGCCAACATTCTCGACCATGCGGACGAATTGACAGCGCTCGACCAAGCGATTGGCGACGGAGATCACGGCCTCAACATGAAGCGCGGTTTTGAGGCGATTGCCGCCGAGCGGGACGCTTTGTCCGACCTTGATCCCGGCGCGGGGCTGCAAAAGGCCGGCATGACGCTGGTCATGAAGGTTGGCGGGGCGTCCGGCCCGCTGTACGGCAGCTTTCTCATGGCCATGGGCAAAGCGATGCCCGAAGAGTCCGTCTCGCTTGACGACTTCGCCCAGGCCTTCGCCGCCGGAGTCGATGCCGTGAAGTCACGCGGTAAGTCCGACCGCGGCGAGAAGACCATGCTGGACGTGCTGGGCCCGGTCGAGGATGCGTTGAAACAGTCGGCATCCACAGCCGATGCCTTGGCCGGTGCGACGGCGGCGGCCGACGAAGGTCTGGAGTCGACGCGCGCCATGCAGGCGACAAAGGGACGCGCGTCATTCCTGGCCGAACGTTCGGTCGATCATCTCGACCCGGGCGCGCGCTCAAGTCAGTTGTTAGTTCATGCCGTGTGTCAGGTCATGCAGGGGAAGACTGGTGAGTAA
- the dhaM gene encoding dihydroxyacetone kinase phosphoryl donor subunit DhaM, translating to MSNRVGIVIVSHSPGVASGAHDMVHQMVGDEVPVAWCGGNPDGDLGTDVAAIKQAIEAVYSDAGVAILVDLGGAETNSEMAIEMLPEPWRKHVVICNAPIVEGAVMAATEAWGNAALEDVKATAEELSP from the coding sequence GTGAGTAACAGAGTTGGCATTGTAATTGTCTCGCATTCGCCGGGCGTCGCCAGCGGCGCCCACGACATGGTGCATCAAATGGTCGGCGACGAGGTGCCGGTCGCGTGGTGTGGCGGCAACCCGGACGGCGATTTGGGTACGGACGTCGCGGCTATCAAACAAGCAATCGAGGCCGTCTATTCCGACGCTGGCGTCGCCATTCTTGTTGACCTCGGCGGTGCCGAGACCAATTCGGAGATGGCAATAGAGATGCTACCGGAACCGTGGCGCAAACATGTGGTCATCTGCAACGCGCCGATCGTCGAGGGTGCCGTGATGGCCGCGACGGAGGCATGGGGCAACGCCGCGCTAGAGGATGTCAAGGCAACGGCGGAGGAGCTGTCGCCGTGA
- a CDS encoding HPr family phosphocarrier protein: MTHDVGLHARPSVKLTKLAKTFESDIRLRTEADENGWIDAKSIVKVMALKIAAGETLVIRAEGSDADDAIAALTGLVLRDFDEARADG; this comes from the coding sequence GTGACTCACGATGTCGGCCTGCACGCCCGGCCGTCGGTGAAGCTGACCAAGCTCGCCAAGACTTTCGAATCCGATATCAGGCTGCGTACCGAGGCGGACGAGAACGGATGGATTGACGCCAAGAGTATCGTCAAAGTCATGGCACTGAAGATCGCTGCCGGCGAGACCCTGGTGATCCGCGCGGAAGGGAGTGATGCCGACGACGCGATTGCGGCCTTGACCGGCCTTGTTCTTAGAGACTTCGATGAAGCGCGGGCCGACGGCTAA
- the ptsP gene encoding phosphoenolpyruvate--protein phosphotransferase produces the protein MKRGPTANVLTAQCASPGLAKGPIWLDARREGEARRALAPDAEADALRVAITAAVNDLSFLREHADELASEILEYQIAMLEDDELTATAFPEIADGAAADNAWVAAIGAQIAVYQDGDSVYFRARAADLEDLRDRVLDHLRGSASVINERVSGHVVVAGDMTPSRFLALASHGIAALVLRAGSASSHVAILARARGIPMLVGLGDTSGEAVQDADCALVDAQRGTLMLDPNAEEQGEFGQRLANLADSQREQARLLPLRATTRRGTSCTVMVNIDDPDLLASIDIEHCDGSGLVRTELQLDDGGNLPDEAEQTRIYRQVMAWSRGKPVVFRTLDAGGDKPIPGLTRSGEANPFLGVRGLRLSLERPDVFQAQIRAMLRAAGDGDMRIMLPMVTAPEEFETARRLITDVHAAMAPGERPVELPPIGIMVEVPAAALRIAAFDADFYSVGSNDLIQYTTATSRDEASLRPLQDPRNPAVLELIARVVEHGDGHNKGVSLCGDMASDPGCLADLIGLGMRSLSVAPAALGPIKARIHELDI, from the coding sequence ATGAAGCGCGGGCCGACGGCTAACGTGCTGACAGCGCAGTGCGCTTCCCCGGGCCTGGCCAAGGGTCCGATCTGGCTTGATGCCAGGCGAGAAGGAGAAGCGCGCCGGGCGCTGGCACCCGACGCCGAGGCGGATGCCCTGCGAGTCGCCATAACTGCTGCCGTGAACGACCTCTCCTTCCTGCGCGAACACGCCGATGAGCTGGCGTCGGAGATTCTCGAGTATCAGATTGCCATGCTTGAAGACGACGAGCTGACCGCCACGGCCTTCCCGGAGATTGCCGATGGCGCTGCCGCCGACAACGCTTGGGTAGCGGCCATCGGTGCTCAGATCGCCGTCTACCAGGATGGCGACAGTGTTTACTTCCGGGCCCGGGCCGCCGACCTCGAGGACCTTCGCGACCGCGTCCTCGATCATCTGCGCGGCAGTGCCTCGGTGATTAATGAGCGGGTATCCGGCCATGTTGTCGTTGCCGGTGATATGACCCCGTCGCGTTTCCTCGCGCTGGCATCCCATGGCATCGCTGCTCTCGTGCTTCGGGCCGGAAGCGCATCAAGTCATGTCGCCATTCTGGCGCGTGCCCGCGGCATCCCCATGCTTGTCGGGTTGGGCGATACGTCGGGTGAGGCTGTGCAGGACGCTGACTGCGCCTTGGTCGATGCCCAACGCGGCACGCTCATGCTCGATCCGAATGCTGAGGAGCAGGGCGAGTTTGGGCAGCGCCTCGCCAACCTAGCCGATAGCCAGCGCGAACAGGCCCGTCTTCTGCCGTTGCGTGCCACGACACGACGTGGGACATCCTGCACGGTCATGGTCAACATCGACGACCCCGACCTCCTGGCCTCTATCGACATTGAGCATTGCGACGGCAGCGGTCTGGTCAGGACAGAACTGCAACTCGATGACGGCGGCAATCTGCCCGACGAGGCGGAACAGACGAGAATCTATCGCCAAGTAATGGCTTGGTCGCGCGGCAAACCTGTCGTGTTCCGAACGCTGGATGCCGGTGGCGACAAGCCGATACCCGGTTTGACCCGCAGTGGCGAAGCAAACCCGTTTCTTGGTGTGCGGGGCCTGCGCTTGTCCCTGGAGCGCCCTGACGTTTTTCAGGCGCAGATCCGCGCCATGTTGCGCGCCGCTGGCGACGGCGACATGCGGATCATGCTGCCGATGGTAACGGCGCCTGAGGAATTCGAAACAGCACGCCGTTTGATCACCGATGTCCACGCCGCCATGGCGCCTGGCGAGCGGCCCGTCGAGTTGCCGCCGATCGGCATCATGGTCGAGGTGCCTGCAGCGGCGCTGCGCATCGCGGCGTTCGACGCCGATTTCTATTCGGTCGGCTCCAATGATCTGATCCAATACACGACGGCAACCAGCCGTGACGAAGCCAGTCTCAGGCCGCTGCAGGATCCACGCAATCCCGCTGTGCTTGAGTTAATCGCCCGCGTCGTCGAGCATGGTGACGGTCACAACAAGGGGGTAAGTCTGTGCGGCGATATGGCATCGGACCCAGGATGCCTGGCGGATCTCATCGGGCTTGGGATGCGGTCACTGTCGGTCGCGCCCGCTGCACTCGGACCGATCAAGGCAAGGATTCATGAACTCGACATCTGA
- the dhaK gene encoding dihydroxyacetone kinase subunit DhaK: MKKFVNDVDGLLRQSLDGFGAAHSDFVNVRYDPTYVVRADGPIAGQVALVSGGGSGHEPLHAGFVGDGMLAAACPGEVFTSPTPDQMLAAAEAVDSGAGVLFIVKNYSGDVMNFEMAAEMYGGSSVTVVVNDDVAVEDSSFTTGRRGVAGTVAVEKMVGAAATSGADLETCAALGQRVNGQTRSIGVALTSCTVPAAGTPTFDLGDGEVEMGVGIHGEPGRRRIPLAPAADLAEEMMAAIVADTPASKGDSVLLIVNGFGGTPLMELYLMYAEAAQRCRDHGLTVARSLVGSVTTSLEMQGCSFTVTALDDELTDLWDAPVKTAAMRWGC, from the coding sequence ATGAAGAAGTTCGTGAATGATGTTGATGGTCTGCTGCGGCAGAGCCTGGATGGTTTTGGCGCCGCACACAGCGACTTTGTCAATGTCCGTTACGATCCGACCTATGTCGTGCGCGCTGACGGCCCGATTGCCGGACAGGTCGCGTTGGTCTCCGGCGGTGGGTCAGGACACGAACCTCTGCACGCCGGGTTTGTCGGCGACGGCATGCTGGCGGCAGCCTGTCCCGGTGAAGTCTTCACATCACCAACGCCGGATCAGATGCTGGCCGCCGCGGAAGCTGTCGACAGTGGTGCCGGCGTCCTTTTCATCGTCAAGAACTACTCCGGCGATGTCATGAATTTCGAGATGGCGGCTGAAATGTATGGCGGTTCGTCGGTGACCGTCGTGGTCAATGACGATGTCGCGGTCGAGGACTCCTCCTTCACCACCGGCCGGCGAGGTGTGGCGGGCACGGTTGCGGTCGAGAAGATGGTTGGCGCGGCCGCAACGTCAGGCGCCGACTTGGAGACATGCGCCGCGCTCGGCCAGCGGGTCAACGGGCAAACCCGTTCGATCGGCGTTGCGCTGACCAGCTGCACCGTGCCTGCGGCTGGGACGCCGACATTCGACTTGGGGGATGGCGAGGTTGAGATGGGCGTCGGTATTCACGGTGAACCGGGTCGACGCCGCATCCCACTGGCGCCGGCTGCCGATCTGGCCGAGGAAATGATGGCGGCGATTGTCGCGGATACACCGGCCAGCAAAGGCGACTCCGTCCTGCTGATAGTGAACGGTTTCGGAGGGACGCCGTTGATGGAGCTCTATCTGATGTATGCGGAGGCGGCCCAGCGCTGTCGTGACCATGGCCTCACCGTGGCGCGAAGCCTTGTCGGTTCCGTCACCACGTCGCTTGAAATGCAGGGCTGTTCGTTCACGGTCACCGCGCTCGACGACGAACTTACAGACCTTTGGGATGCGCCGGTGAAAACGGCCGCCATGCGCTGGGGCTGCTAA